From the Oryza glaberrima chromosome 5, OglaRS2, whole genome shotgun sequence genome, one window contains:
- the LOC127774527 gene encoding probable glycerol-3-phosphate acyltransferase 3, whose amino-acid sequence MAKKPCEFPTAVLSFRRFLQRRFLGGRHHHRPTSTTATGAAIPPADKLHNQTVMIDLESWLLRSPMSTFPYFMIVAIEAGSFLRGLILLLIYPLLWLLLSHDMRLKAMVMVSFFGLPEKEVVRIGKAVLPKFFLEGMAMEGLEVVRNAKKVVVFSPLFPRVMVEGFLKEYIGVNAVIGREVIAVAGRYVGLLVDHIDMDDGGFVDEVMEETKRGKGDGAVGLAGVGSKMHHLFSRYCKETYVVCDADKKEWQPVPREKYPKPLIFHDGRLAFKLTPCAAVAMYTYLPWGIFLAVFRSLAFGLLPYRVSVPLAAFTGMRSRLIAGPSPDATRRNSGTAGGRLYVCNHRTLLDPITVAAVLNKPITAVTYSVSPVSELIAPIRTARLTRDRDEDRRRMEALLARGDLVVCPEGTTCREPYLLRFSPLFAELTGEVTPVALETRIDMFYGTSTKPAAKWLDPFYFMLNSRPEYHVEFLQPVSTAPVDGEAGGHGHSINAANRVQRVLGEALAFELTEQTRKDKYEMLAGNKGNVKGEAKM is encoded by the exons ATGGCGAAGAAGCCATGTGAATTTCCAACGGCCGTTCTCTCCTTCCGTCGCTTCCTCCAGAGACGCTTCTTGGGAGggcggcaccaccaccgcccaaCGTCGACCACGGCAACTGGTGCAGCTATACCACCGGCAGATAAGCTACACAACCAAACGGTAATGATTGATCTGGAGTCATGGCTACTGAGGTCGCCCATGTCGACCTTCCCTTACTTCATGATCGTCGCCATCGAGGCCGGTAGCTTCCTCCGCGGCCTCATCCTGCTGCTGATATACCCTCTCTTATGGCTCCTTCTCAGCCATGACATGCGTCTCAAGGCCATGGTCATGGTGTCCTTCTTTGGGTTGCCCGAGAAGGAGGTGGTCAGGATTGGTAAGGCAGTTCTACCAAAGTTCTTCCTGGAAGGGATGGCCATGGAGGGGCTGGAGGTGGTGAGGAACGCGAAGAAAGTGGTCGTGTTTAGTCCGTTGTTTCCGAGGGTGATGGTCGAGGGTTTCTTGAAAGAGTACATAGGCGTGAACGCTGTCATCGGAAGGGAGGTCATAGCGGTTGCCGGGCGTTACGTCGGGCTCCTCGTCGACCACATTGACATGGACGATGGAGGTTTTGTTGACGAGGTGATGGAAGAGACGAAGCGCGGCAAGGGCGACGGAGCTGTTGGGCTTGCTGGAGTGGGCAGCAAGATGCATCATCTGTTTTCTCGATATTGCAAG GAAACCTATGTTGTATGTGACGCCGACAAGAAGGAATGGCAGCCGGTGCCAAGAGAGAAGTACCCTAAACCTTTGATCTTCCACGATGGCCGGCTCGCCTTCAAGCTGACGCCCTGTGCCGCGGTGGCGATGTACACCTACCTACCTTGGGGTATCTTCCTCGCCGTCTTCCGCAGCCTGGCATTTGGCCTCCTCCCCTACCGTGTGTCCGTCCCTCTCGCCGCGTTCACTGGCATGCGCTCCCGTCTGATCGCCGGCCCGTCGCCTGATGCCACCCGCCGGAACAGCGGGACGGCCGGGGGGCGCCTCTACGTCTGCAACCACCGCACGCTCCTGGACCCTATTACCGTCGCGGCCGTGCTGAACAAGCCCATCACTGCGGTGACGTACAGTGTAAGCCCGGTATCGGAGTTGATTGCGCCAATCCGCACGGCGCGCCTGACGCGCGACCGGGACGAGGACCGGCGGCGCATGGAGGCGCTGCTGGCGCGCGGCGACCTCGTGGTGTGCCCCGAGGGCACCACGTGCCGTGAGCCGTACCTCCTTCGGTTTAGCCCACTCTTCGCTGAGCTCACCGGCGAGGTGACCCCCGTTGCGCTGGAGACACGGATTGACATGTTCTACGGCACGTCGACGAAGCCTGCCGCCAAGTGGCTGGACCCATTCTACTTCATGCTGAATTCGAGACCGGAGTACCACGTCGAGTTCCTGCAGCCCGTCAGCACCGCTCCAGTAGACGGTGAGGCAGGCGGTCACGGCCACAGTATCAACGCCGCAAACAGGGTACAGCGCGTGCTCGGCGAGGCGCTTGCATTCGAGCTGACAGAGCAGACGCGAAAGGACAAGTACGAGATGCTGGCCGGGAATAAAGGGAACGTGAAAGGTGAAGCCAAGATGTAG